A genome region from Desulfobaccales bacterium includes the following:
- a CDS encoding zinc-dependent alcohol dehydrogenase family protein yields the protein MTKAETMRAMVLEQPGEPLKWLEVPVPTPSPEQVLIRVHTCGVCRTDLHVVDGELSHPKLPLILGHEIVGTVVEIGSAVKQFNLGDRIGVPWLGFTCGACRYCLKGLENLCDNPKFTGYTLDGGYAEYTVADQRYSFAIPESYSDAEAAPLLCAGLIGYRSYRMAAAAGEHLGIYGFGAAAHITIQVAVHQDKKVYAFTRLGDTETQEFARSLGAVWAGNSEELPPVELDAAIIFAPVGALIPAALKASAKGGVVVSGGIHMSDIPSFPYDILWGERVVRSVANLTRSDGEEFLKLAPQVPVKTEVQTFPLEQANEAL from the coding sequence ATGACCAAGGCGGAAACCATGCGGGCCATGGTGTTAGAGCAGCCGGGTGAACCCCTCAAATGGTTGGAAGTGCCGGTGCCAACGCCTTCCCCCGAACAGGTGCTTATCCGGGTGCATACCTGCGGGGTCTGCCGCACCGACCTCCACGTGGTGGATGGGGAACTGTCCCACCCCAAGTTGCCCCTGATCCTGGGCCATGAAATCGTGGGCACCGTGGTGGAAATTGGCAGTGCGGTTAAGCAGTTTAATTTAGGTGACCGCATCGGTGTGCCCTGGCTGGGGTTTACCTGCGGCGCCTGCCGCTACTGCTTAAAAGGCCTGGAGAACTTGTGCGACAATCCTAAGTTCACCGGCTACACCCTGGACGGAGGCTACGCCGAATACACCGTGGCCGACCAGCGCTACAGTTTTGCCATACCAGAGTCTTATAGCGACGCGGAGGCCGCGCCGCTTTTGTGCGCCGGGCTTATCGGCTACCGCTCCTATCGCATGGCTGCCGCGGCCGGGGAGCACTTAGGGATCTACGGCTTTGGGGCCGCGGCCCACATCACCATCCAGGTGGCGGTGCACCAGGACAAAAAGGTCTATGCCTTCACCCGCCTGGGAGACACCGAGACCCAGGAGTTTGCCCGAAGCCTGGGGGCCGTCTGGGCCGGAAACTCCGAGGAGTTGCCCCCGGTAGAACTGGATGCAGCCATTATCTTTGCTCCTGTAGGCGCGCTTATCCCCGCGGCCCTAAAGGCTTCGGCCAAAGGCGGGGTGGTAGTCAGCGGCGGCATCCACATGAGCGACATCCCGTCCTTTCCCTACGACATCCTCTGGGGAGAGAGAGTCGTTCGGTCCGTGGCTAACCTCACCCGGTCCGATGGCGAGGAGTTTCTCAAGCTCGCCCCCCAAGTGCCGGTCAAAACCGAGGTCCAGACCTTCCCGCTGGAGCAGGCCAACGAGGCCCTGA
- a CDS encoding DUF169 domain-containing protein, translating to MRDFKTMSKDLVAALDLKYEPVGVTLYGQADPLPAGVSFPPDKLKSYCQALVLAGEGRTLLLGKEQMGCKLGTSVLGFESDMEAFLDDGVLEKYGVGLYGSEEASAATILHSTYIEKGQTKAAFIAPLSSFHNQPQVVVFTADSEQVMWLLYAVNYDKGGRMDLPQSGGALGGCADITALPLLQGICNITFLGLGCRLKSAVDACHLMLGAPGVALGTIHQHILDMAKPISMLKKAGAGG from the coding sequence ATGAGAGATTTCAAGACCATGTCCAAAGACCTGGTGGCTGCCCTGGATCTTAAATATGAACCGGTGGGTGTCACCCTTTACGGGCAAGCCGATCCCCTCCCCGCGGGCGTGTCTTTTCCCCCGGATAAGCTGAAGAGCTATTGCCAAGCCCTGGTGCTGGCCGGGGAAGGCCGCACCCTGCTCTTAGGCAAAGAGCAGATGGGCTGCAAGTTGGGGACCTCGGTGCTGGGGTTCGAATCCGATATGGAGGCCTTCCTCGACGACGGTGTCCTGGAGAAATACGGCGTAGGCCTTTACGGTTCTGAAGAAGCCTCTGCCGCCACCATCCTCCACTCCACATATATAGAGAAAGGCCAGACCAAGGCGGCCTTCATCGCGCCCTTGTCAAGCTTTCATAACCAGCCTCAAGTCGTGGTATTCACGGCCGACAGCGAGCAGGTCATGTGGCTGCTTTACGCGGTGAATTACGATAAAGGCGGGAGAATGGATCTGCCTCAGTCCGGCGGGGCCTTGGGGGGCTGCGCCGATATCACCGCGCTGCCCCTGCTCCAGGGGATTTGCAACATTACCTTCCTGGGCTTAGGGTGCCGTTTGAAGTCGGCTGTGGATGCCTGTCACCTCATGCTGGGCGCGCCCGGAGTCGCCCTGGGAACGATCCATCAGCACATCTTAGACATGGCCAAGCCCATCTCCATGCTCAAAAAGGCCGGAGCCGGCGGTTAA
- a CDS encoding cysteine hydrolase family protein, with protein sequence MKPALVLIDLQNDYFPGGRMELVGIEAAAIQAHKVLLAFRKTGLPIFHVQHVALGPDATFFRPDTPGVEIHQPLQPLPKEPVVQKHFPNSFRKTGLLEVLGRAGIEDLVICGAMSHMCIDSTTRAAFDYGLRCQVIHDACATCNLVFEGLEVPAAQVHAAFMAALRARYAQVLSVKQFLDAFPLGLKD encoded by the coding sequence ATGAAACCGGCACTCGTGCTCATTGACTTACAAAACGATTATTTCCCCGGCGGCCGCATGGAATTAGTGGGAATCGAGGCGGCTGCAATCCAGGCCCACAAAGTGCTCCTGGCATTCCGGAAGACCGGTCTGCCCATTTTCCACGTGCAACATGTGGCGTTGGGACCAGACGCGACCTTTTTCCGGCCGGATACGCCAGGCGTGGAAATCCATCAACCGCTGCAACCGCTTCCAAAAGAGCCGGTGGTTCAGAAGCATTTCCCCAACAGCTTTCGCAAGACGGGTCTTCTGGAGGTACTCGGCCGAGCCGGGATTGAGGACCTGGTCATCTGCGGCGCCATGAGCCATATGTGTATTGACTCAACCACCAGGGCGGCCTTCGACTATGGCCTCCGCTGCCAGGTGATCCACGATGCCTGCGCCACTTGCAATCTGGTCTTTGAAGGCTTGGAGGTGCCGGCTGCCCAGGTCCATGCCGCGTTCATGGCGGCCTTGCGGGCCCGGTATGCTCAAGTATTATCCGTGAAGCAATTCCTGGACGCTTTTCCACTTGGACTTAAGGATTAG
- a CDS encoding DHH family phosphoesterase yields the protein MRSAVQRLYHLFSHEDRLVILIDPDPDAIASALALKRLLWRRLTTCVVAPIRPITRPQNQRMVQLLGISLTALQDLNLDDYNRKALVDSQPSHHDLLGICRYDVIIDHHPRAPETKARLVDIRPEYGAASTILTEYLREARIKPSLKLATALYYGIKTDTANFERPAIEADVRAFHYLFGFTRRPLVRRLEFAEFNIPMLGYFQQALNRFRIRHTRLYAFLGPVNTPDILVILADFFMRAGEISWTIVGGIFQDKLVVIFRNDGLRKNAGRLAARAFGKLGSAGGHAASARAEVPLENTQINPIAQWQEWQDFIIQRVEQHGRLRPPAKEVVQAQPAV from the coding sequence ATGCGCAGCGCGGTCCAGCGGCTTTACCACTTGTTCAGCCATGAAGATCGGTTGGTGATCCTGATCGATCCCGACCCGGACGCCATTGCCAGCGCCCTGGCCCTCAAACGCCTGTTGTGGCGTCGCCTGACGACTTGCGTCGTGGCCCCCATCCGCCCCATCACCCGCCCCCAGAATCAGCGGATGGTCCAGCTTTTGGGCATATCCCTCACCGCCCTCCAGGACCTGAACCTCGACGACTACAACCGCAAAGCCCTGGTGGACAGCCAACCCTCGCACCATGACCTCTTGGGAATCTGCCGTTACGACGTGATTATCGACCACCATCCCCGGGCCCCGGAAACCAAGGCCAGGTTAGTGGATATCCGCCCGGAATACGGCGCCGCCTCCACCATCCTGACTGAATATCTGCGGGAGGCCCGGATCAAACCATCCTTGAAGTTGGCCACGGCCCTGTACTACGGCATCAAGACCGACACGGCCAATTTTGAGCGGCCCGCCATCGAAGCCGATGTCCGGGCCTTTCACTATCTCTTCGGCTTCACCCGGAGGCCACTGGTGCGGCGCCTGGAGTTTGCCGAGTTCAATATTCCCATGCTGGGCTACTTCCAGCAGGCCCTGAACCGCTTCCGCATTCGCCACACCCGCCTCTACGCCTTCCTGGGTCCGGTGAACACCCCGGATATCCTGGTAATCCTGGCTGATTTCTTTATGCGGGCCGGCGAGATCTCCTGGACCATCGTCGGCGGAATTTTCCAGGACAAGCTGGTAGTCATCTTCAGAAACGACGGCTTGAGAAAAAATGCCGGCCGCCTGGCGGCCCGGGCTTTCGGTAAGCTGGGTTCCGCAGGGGGGCACGCGGCCAGCGCCCGGGCCGAGGTCCCCCTCGAAAATACCCAGATCAATCCCATCGCCCAGTGGCAGGAGTGGCAGGACTTCATCATCCAGCGGGTGGAGCAACACGGCCGCTTGCGACCGCCCGCCAAAGAGGTAGTCCAGGCGCAACCAGCCGTCTGA
- the meaB gene encoding methylmalonyl Co-A mutase-associated GTPase MeaB, giving the protein MDNHTREVVDGILAGEVRTAARLMRDLDDGRPEAREILKEIYRHSGRAHIIGITGSPGVGKSTLTDRLIQHLRKQGKTVGVVAVDPTSPFSGGAILGDRIRMQRHALDEGVFIRSLATRGHFGGLTASARAVITVLDAMGKDYVLVETVGVGQDEVEIAATAYTTVVVTVPGMGDDIQAIKAGILEVADILVINKADREGASRTYQELLQMLDLQTFRRERDWRPPVLMTQAKDQEGIEELMAALKDHQEYLAQDGGAARRAAIASRARQEFLELLKEGLFRHLVKQLEADGRLNQVLEDMLRKQTDPYSASEALVLKTLGPIKNAVL; this is encoded by the coding sequence ATGGACAACCATACCAGGGAGGTGGTGGACGGCATTTTGGCCGGAGAGGTGCGCACCGCGGCGCGCCTCATGCGGGATTTGGATGACGGCAGGCCAGAGGCCCGGGAGATTCTCAAAGAGATCTACCGGCATAGCGGCCGGGCGCATATCATCGGGATTACCGGCTCCCCCGGGGTGGGTAAGAGCACTCTGACCGACCGCCTCATCCAGCATCTCCGCAAGCAGGGCAAAACCGTGGGCGTCGTTGCGGTGGACCCCACCAGCCCCTTTTCCGGCGGCGCCATTTTGGGGGACCGTATCCGCATGCAGCGCCATGCCCTGGACGAGGGCGTCTTTATCCGTTCCCTGGCCACCCGGGGGCATTTTGGCGGGCTGACGGCGTCGGCCCGGGCGGTGATCACCGTGCTGGACGCCATGGGCAAGGATTATGTCCTGGTGGAGACCGTGGGGGTGGGCCAGGATGAAGTGGAAATCGCCGCCACCGCTTACACCACTGTGGTGGTGACGGTGCCGGGCATGGGAGACGACATCCAGGCCATCAAAGCCGGCATCCTGGAAGTGGCGGACATTTTGGTGATCAACAAGGCGGATCGGGAGGGGGCCTCCCGCACCTACCAAGAATTGCTGCAAATGCTGGATTTGCAGACGTTTCGGCGGGAGAGGGACTGGCGGCCGCCGGTGCTCATGACCCAGGCCAAGGATCAGGAGGGCATTGAGGAGTTGATGGCGGCGCTCAAGGATCACCAGGAGTACCTGGCCCAAGATGGCGGCGCGGCGCGACGTGCAGCCATCGCTTCCCGGGCCCGCCAGGAGTTTTTGGAACTTCTCAAAGAGGGGCTCTTCCGGCACCTGGTCAAACAACTAGAGGCCGATGGCCGCCTGAACCAGGTTCTTGAAGACATGTTGAGGAAACAGACCGACCCGTATTCGGCCAGCGAAGCCCTGGTCCTTAAGACCCTGGGGCCGATAAAGAACGCTGTCTTATAA
- the rnr gene encoding ribonuclease R — protein sequence MTKRRRRSKGPGSIEDRILRTFQEAARPLLLEELLRLLNAGQDQAEAAAMSVDQLVARGQLVSLKGGRFGLAEKMNLVVGELSVHPDGFGFVAPESGGKDIYLVAANLKEAWHGDQVVVRIEGSRGRRREGRVIRILSRRLTEVLGLLSQAGDTYFVEPEDEHLLFNLVIDPEHLNGAMKGQVVRAAVTHYPTGHLNPQGVITEVLGDVEDAEVQTRLVILKHGLADEFPPEVLAEADRLVPDLSAKALKGREDLRHLPFVTIDGETARDFDDGVYLEKKPGGTFTLYVAIADVSYYVTPGSSLDKEAQERGTSVYFPQRAVHMLPGKLATNVCSLIPEEDRLAVTVIMHFDRRGRIKDFNFTRSVIRNHFRLTYRLVDDLVVAKDRQLRSRYRPVVKMLTQMMDLCDRLRERRGERGSLLMSIPEAEVVMDDKGWPVDVRRVDHLVSHQLIEEFMIAANEAVATFLGEPSIFRVHESPDPAKLAAFRTYLKSLGFDLPKEVNRDPRVLREFLEKVRQTPLAPMVQLMLLRSLKQARYAGEALGHYGLATDWYTHFTSPIRRYPDLLVHRLLLARLAGRKPPFSVDLEDLETQSGHLNRRERTAIEAEREMLSRMQVRCLAHRVGEAFTGRITGVNAFGFFVALEEIFAEGLVRLVDLPNDYYRYEESHQRLFGRRTHRIFALGDLVRVKVAHVDIRRRHVNLVLEEEEGEKAEEGKKGRKKSE from the coding sequence ATGACCAAACGAAGACGTCGCAGCAAAGGACCCGGGTCCATAGAAGACCGCATCCTGCGGACTTTCCAGGAAGCCGCCCGGCCGCTGTTGCTGGAGGAACTCCTCCGCCTGCTCAATGCCGGTCAGGACCAGGCCGAGGCCGCAGCCATGTCGGTGGACCAGTTGGTAGCGCGGGGGCAGTTGGTCTCCCTGAAAGGCGGCCGCTTCGGTCTGGCCGAAAAGATGAACCTGGTGGTGGGGGAACTTTCCGTCCACCCGGACGGCTTCGGCTTTGTGGCTCCGGAATCCGGCGGCAAGGACATCTACCTGGTTGCCGCAAACCTGAAAGAAGCCTGGCATGGCGACCAGGTGGTGGTGCGGATCGAGGGCAGCCGAGGCCGACGCCGGGAAGGCCGGGTGATCCGCATCCTCTCCCGCCGGCTCACGGAAGTGTTGGGGCTGTTGTCCCAGGCCGGGGACACCTATTTTGTGGAGCCCGAAGACGAGCACCTGCTCTTCAATCTGGTGATCGACCCGGAGCATCTCAATGGCGCGATGAAGGGCCAGGTGGTGCGGGCCGCGGTGACCCACTATCCCACGGGCCACCTGAATCCCCAAGGAGTGATCACCGAAGTTCTGGGCGATGTGGAAGACGCCGAGGTCCAGACCCGGCTGGTAATTTTGAAGCACGGCCTGGCCGACGAGTTCCCGCCGGAAGTCTTGGCCGAGGCGGACCGGCTCGTTCCCGACCTGTCGGCCAAGGCCCTGAAAGGCCGGGAGGACCTGCGCCACCTGCCTTTTGTGACCATCGACGGCGAAACCGCCCGGGATTTCGACGACGGCGTCTATCTGGAGAAAAAGCCCGGCGGTACTTTCACGCTCTATGTAGCCATCGCCGACGTGAGCTACTATGTCACCCCGGGCTCGTCCCTGGATAAAGAGGCCCAGGAGCGGGGCACCAGCGTCTACTTCCCGCAGCGGGCGGTGCATATGCTGCCGGGCAAGCTGGCCACCAACGTGTGCAGCCTCATCCCTGAGGAAGACCGCCTGGCGGTGACGGTAATCATGCATTTCGACCGCCGCGGCCGCATCAAGGACTTCAACTTTACCAGGAGTGTCATCCGCAACCATTTTCGCCTGACCTACCGCTTGGTTGATGACCTGGTGGTCGCCAAAGACCGGCAACTCCGGAGCCGCTACCGGCCGGTGGTGAAGATGCTCACCCAGATGATGGACCTCTGTGACCGGTTGCGGGAGCGCCGGGGCGAACGGGGCAGCCTCTTGATGAGCATTCCCGAGGCCGAGGTGGTGATGGACGACAAGGGCTGGCCGGTGGACGTGCGCCGGGTGGATCACCTGGTGTCCCACCAGCTCATCGAGGAGTTCATGATCGCCGCCAACGAAGCGGTGGCCACCTTCCTGGGGGAGCCCTCTATCTTTCGGGTGCACGAGAGCCCCGACCCCGCCAAGCTGGCCGCGTTCCGCACGTACTTGAAGAGTCTGGGGTTTGATCTGCCCAAGGAGGTCAACCGCGATCCTCGGGTCCTCCGGGAGTTTCTGGAAAAAGTCCGCCAGACCCCCCTGGCCCCCATGGTACAGTTGATGCTCCTGCGCTCGCTCAAGCAGGCCCGCTACGCCGGGGAAGCCCTGGGGCATTACGGCCTGGCCACCGACTGGTACACCCACTTCACCTCCCCCATCCGGCGCTACCCCGATCTCCTGGTGCACCGGCTGCTCCTGGCCCGGCTGGCGGGGCGCAAACCGCCGTTTTCCGTGGACCTGGAAGACCTGGAAACCCAGTCCGGACATCTCAACCGGCGGGAACGGACGGCCATCGAAGCGGAGCGGGAGATGCTGTCCCGCATGCAGGTGCGCTGCCTGGCCCACCGGGTGGGTGAGGCCTTCACGGGGCGCATCACCGGGGTCAACGCCTTCGGGTTTTTCGTCGCCCTGGAGGAAATCTTTGCCGAAGGCCTGGTGCGCCTGGTGGACCTGCCCAATGACTACTACCGTTATGAAGAATCCCACCAGCGTCTCTTCGGCCGGCGCACTCACCGCATCTTCGCCCTGGGCGACCTGGTCCGGGTCAAAGTTGCCCACGTGGACATCCGCCGCCGCCACGTCAACCTGGTGCTGGAGGAGGAAGAAGGGGAAAAGGCCGAAGAGGGGAAAAAGGGGAGAAAGAAATCAGAATAG
- a CDS encoding class I SAM-dependent methyltransferase — protein MEENILINISTLKNSNIISDKVWNILRCPFCLGNIQKNGRLCECQQCGENYEISKDGQPDLRLKKNKSYNFNIEINNSYDTTYDLHISENYWLIPFSPNMRPEVDFKGVRIPARLNIAQLSHFPKAKTRGDLMLNLGCGEGIHREVCEHAGFEYVGVDIREQQAHILGDAHALPFADNSFDFVLAIATLEHLRNPFIAIREAHRVLKPGATLLGTVAFLEPFHDLSYFHHSYYGLNYLLQNADFKIKAIGPEGDWPVLRALAEMILFPKLPKSLSNLLVAPIQILHKLWWKAGSKIAKTETSQEKYRLLATTGSLTFVAEKISY, from the coding sequence TTGGAGGAAAATATTTTGATTAACATATCGACACTGAAAAACAGTAACATAATCTCTGATAAAGTTTGGAATATTTTGAGATGCCCATTTTGTTTAGGTAATATACAAAAAAACGGTAGGTTATGTGAATGTCAACAATGCGGGGAGAATTATGAAATTTCCAAAGATGGACAGCCTGATCTTCGCCTAAAGAAGAATAAATCATATAACTTTAATATAGAAATTAACAACTCTTACGATACTACATATGATCTCCATATCAGTGAGAATTATTGGCTAATTCCATTTTCACCTAATATGCGTCCAGAGGTAGATTTTAAGGGGGTAAGAATTCCTGCCAGGTTAAATATTGCCCAACTTAGTCACTTTCCGAAAGCAAAAACCAGAGGTGACTTAATGTTGAATCTTGGTTGTGGTGAAGGCATTCACCGAGAGGTCTGTGAACACGCAGGCTTTGAATATGTCGGAGTTGATATACGAGAACAGCAAGCCCATATACTCGGCGACGCTCACGCTCTGCCATTTGCTGATAATTCTTTTGACTTCGTTCTTGCAATAGCAACTTTGGAGCACCTCAGAAACCCTTTTATTGCGATAAGGGAAGCTCACCGCGTTTTGAAACCAGGAGCAACGCTCTTAGGCACTGTTGCATTTTTAGAACCGTTCCATGATTTAAGTTATTTTCATCATAGCTATTATGGCCTTAATTATTTACTGCAAAATGCCGACTTTAAGATAAAAGCTATCGGTCCCGAGGGGGACTGGCCGGTTTTAAGGGCACTTGCCGAAATGATCCTCTTCCCGAAACTCCCCAAAAGTCTTTCCAACTTGTTAGTTGCCCCTATCCAGATTCTCCATAAATTATGGTGGAAAGCAGGCTCAAAAATCGCTAAAACTGAAACCTCCCAGGAAAAATACCGTCTATTGGCAACAACGGGAAGCCTAACTTTTGTAGCAGAGAAAATATCTTATTAA